The following coding sequences lie in one Glycine soja cultivar W05 chromosome 16, ASM419377v2, whole genome shotgun sequence genomic window:
- the LOC114390957 gene encoding GATA transcription factor 8-like codes for MIGNFIDDIDCGNFFDHIDDLLEFPDDAAAADTSAAAPVPPPANFWSAESDSLPATDTVFSDNSVTDLSAELSVPYEDIVQLEWLSNFVEDSFSGGSMTMKKEEPQCTTTKEDIAPAQFQTASPVSVLESSSFCSGEKAGTEIKISVPCGRARSKRPRPATFNPNPVMQLISPASSTGENTQHNAANTSKASSDSENFAESVIKAPKQASGEHKKKKKIKVTFPSGQERNAPSQAIRKCLHCEITKTPQWRAGPMGPKTLCNACGVRYKSGRLFPEYRPAASPTFCAAMHSNSHKKVLEMRNKTGTKSGFATVSAASPELIPNTNSSLTLEYM; via the exons atgatcGGAAACTTCATCGACGACATTGACTGCGGCAACTTCTTCGACCACATCGACGACCTCCTCGAATTCCCCGACGACGCCGCCGCCGCTGACACCTCCGCCGCCGCTCCTGTCCCTCCACCGGCGAACTTCTGGTCCGCCGAGTCCGACTCGCTCCCCGCCACCGACACGGTGTTTTCCGACAACTCCGTGACGGACCTCTCGGCGGAGCTCTCTGTTCCG TATGAAGACATTGTGCAATTGGAATGGCTGTCCAATTTTGTTGAGGACTCTTTCTCTGGTGGGAGCATGACCATGAAGAAAGAGGAGCCACAATGCACCACCACCAAGGAGGACATAGCTCCTGCCCAGTTCCAGACAGCAAGCCCAGTATCAGTCCTTGAAAGCAGCAGTTTCTGCTCTGGCGAGAAGGCTGGCACGGAGATTAAAATCTCCGTGCCATGTGGACGCGCGCGCAGCAAGCGCCCGCGTCCTGCAACCTTCAACCCCAATCCAGTGATGCAGCTCATCTCCCCTGCATCCTCCACTGGTGAGAACACGCAGCACAACGCTGCCAACACCTCCAAGGCATCATCGGATTCCGAGAATTTCGCTGAGTCGGTGATCAAGGCTCCTAAGCAGGCCTCTGGGGAgcacaagaagaaaaagaagatcaAAGTGACTTTCCCATCAGGTCAAGAGCGGAATGCACCATCACAGGCAATTAGGAAATGCTTGCACTGTGAGATAACCAAGACACCACAGTGGAGGGCAGGGCCAATGGGGCCGAAAACACTCTGCAATGCTTGTGGCGTGCGCTACAAGTCAGGCCGGCTTTTCCCCGAATATCGCCCTGCAGCGAGTCCAACATTTTGTGCGGCCATGCACTCCAACTCCCATAAGAAGGTCCTTGAAATGAGGAACAAGACAGGCACCAAATCTGGCTTTGCAACTGTTTCTGCTGCCTCACCAGAACTCATTCCAAACACTAACAGCAGCCTTACCCTTGAATATATGTGA